DNA from Geobacter sulfurreducens PCA:
CTTGATCAGCTCCGGATCTTTGAAGGAATAGTAGCGGAAGCTCGACACCATGAGAAACGCGAGGAGATAGATGAGTGCAAGTATCGCTACCTTTTTGTACGAACTTGGCCAACCGAAATGATAGAAAAGAAGCACCGTTGCTGAAACCATGCTCGCTGCGGCCGGAATGGGAAGGCCAACGAACCGCTTGTTCTCCACCGTATTGACCTGCACGTTGAAGCGGGCAAGACGCAAAGCGCCGCATACCACGAAGAGGAAGGCGGCAAGCCAGCCGAGCCGTCCGAAAGGCTGGAGCGCCCACTTGTACATGAGCAGACCGGGAGCAACCCCGAAGGCAACAACGTCGGCCAACGAATCGTACTCGACTCCGAACTTGCTTGAAGTGCCGGTAAGTCGTGCAACTTTTCCGTCGAGCCCGTCGAAAATGGAGGAAATGAGAACCCAGAGAGCAGCTGTTTTAAAATCGCCGTTCATGGTAGCGACCATGCCGTAGAAGCCCGCGAAAAGGCTCCCCGTGGTGAAGAGGTTGGGAAGGATATAAATACCCTTGCGCATACTCTCCGACATATCGATTTTTTCACCATTCATGGCAGAATCCCCAGGACGGTTTCACCGGCTACCGTCTTCTCGCCTAGAGCGACCTTGACCTCGGTAGTGGTCGGCAGATAGATATCGAGACGCGAACCGAACCGGATCAGACCATAACGCCCCCCCCTGGTGAGCCGGTCCCCCTTCCCTGCGTAGCAAACGATACGCCGGGCAATGAGACCCGCCACCTGCACGACAGCCAGTCGAAGGCCACGGGCCGTCTCAATGACCAGCCCCGCCTGCTCGTTCTCGAAGGTCGCGCGATCGTCGCGCACATCGAGAAATTTTCCCTTCACGTAGAAGGTGTCGAGCACCGTGCCACTCACCGGTGCACGGTTGATGTGGACGTTGAACACCGACATGAAGATGCTGATTTTCGTGGTTTCCACTCCCAGGTGCTCTTCGCGGGCAGGTCCGAGATAGATGACAACACCGTCTGCGGGTGCAACTACGGCATTCTCGTTGCCAGGGGTTATCCGTTCGGGATTGCGGAAGAAAAAGGCAACGAACAGCGTGACTGTCAGAAAGAAAGCCGTCCCCGCCCAGACAACGGGAGCATGCCAGGATACGGCGGCTAGGATGAGTGTCAGAACGCCGGCAATGGCGATAAAGGGATACCCCTCGACTGCTATGGGGGTGTTTTCATTCCGCATCAATGGACCTCGGGTTTAACACCGGATGCCACCCGTC
Protein-coding regions in this window:
- the pssA gene encoding CDP-diacylglycerol--serine O-phosphatidyltransferase, with protein sequence MNGEKIDMSESMRKGIYILPNLFTTGSLFAGFYGMVATMNGDFKTAALWVLISSIFDGLDGKVARLTGTSSKFGVEYDSLADVVAFGVAPGLLMYKWALQPFGRLGWLAAFLFVVCGALRLARFNVQVNTVENKRFVGLPIPAAASMVSATVLLFYHFGWPSSYKKVAILALIYLLAFLMVSSFRYYSFKDPELIKRQPFAMLVLAVLLLIVIAAEPVVMLFVIFFCYTFSGIIGFFMSLPRRRRLEKALHHRHAKDDH
- a CDS encoding phosphatidylserine decarboxylase family protein, whose product is MRNENTPIAVEGYPFIAIAGVLTLILAAVSWHAPVVWAGTAFFLTVTLFVAFFFRNPERITPGNENAVVAPADGVVIYLGPAREEHLGVETTKISIFMSVFNVHINRAPVSGTVLDTFYVKGKFLDVRDDRATFENEQAGLVIETARGLRLAVVQVAGLIARRIVCYAGKGDRLTRGGRYGLIRFGSRLDIYLPTTTEVKVALGEKTVAGETVLGILP